From a single Haladaptatus caseinilyticus genomic region:
- a CDS encoding TAXI family TRAP transporter solute-binding subunit, giving the protein MHGHGKSPNVPRRTFLKRSTGVTGAAGLTGLAGCFGDENKTGGSSKQPGTNGKMVMKTASETTSAYSMSQVIASTVSQNSKVSVDARPSQGTNRNVSEVINGKTEIAYIQNWTANKIRQNEKPFKNLEHQPYQVFHLYDLAWFLATANDGWKSVKDIKGESDVSPTPKGSGTAEMLEHALNSVSGDYKRTSVSYSDQAGAMSEGRLDVGAATYVNLSIEPGWLQQMKSTVDLRVLDWPDNIVKKLEDDPAIVVSDIDMSQFDNYAYKPKKLSTPTLAYNFIVRDDHDYDTLYSFLKALWAQRKKLQKQTKLLEPLAARDAWVKNAYTDFPFHPAAADFYEEKGIWSEDFQRGEKP; this is encoded by the coding sequence ATGCATGGTCATGGCAAATCCCCGAATGTGCCGAGACGAACGTTTCTCAAACGCTCGACTGGAGTTACCGGGGCGGCAGGACTAACAGGACTTGCTGGCTGTTTTGGAGACGAAAATAAAACTGGAGGTAGTTCGAAGCAACCCGGAACGAACGGCAAGATGGTAATGAAAACTGCTTCTGAGACGACGTCAGCCTACTCAATGAGTCAGGTTATCGCCTCGACCGTCAGCCAGAACTCGAAGGTCTCGGTTGACGCCAGGCCGAGTCAGGGAACAAATCGAAACGTCTCAGAGGTCATTAATGGGAAGACGGAGATCGCGTACATCCAGAATTGGACGGCAAACAAGATACGTCAGAACGAGAAGCCGTTTAAGAACCTCGAACACCAGCCGTACCAAGTATTTCACTTATATGACCTGGCATGGTTCCTCGCGACGGCGAACGACGGCTGGAAGAGCGTGAAGGACATCAAGGGCGAATCCGACGTTTCACCAACCCCAAAGGGATCCGGGACTGCGGAGATGCTCGAACATGCACTGAACTCCGTGTCGGGTGATTACAAAAGAACCAGCGTCAGCTACAGTGACCAGGCGGGTGCGATGAGCGAGGGGCGACTGGATGTCGGTGCCGCGACCTATGTTAATCTCTCCATCGAGCCAGGATGGCTCCAGCAAATGAAAAGCACGGTCGACCTCCGCGTGCTTGATTGGCCAGATAATATCGTCAAGAAACTTGAAGACGACCCGGCTATCGTCGTCTCTGACATCGATATGAGTCAGTTTGACAACTATGCATATAAACCCAAGAAGCTTAGCACCCCAACGCTAGCATACAATTTCATCGTTCGCGACGATCACGACTACGACACGCTCTATTCATTCCTCAAGGCGCTGTGGGCCCAGCGCAAGAAACTCCAGAAGCAGACGAAGCTCCTCGAACCATTGGCAGCACGTGACGCCTGGGTAAAGAATGCGTACACTGACTTCCCGTTCCACCCCGCAGCTGCCGATTTCTACGAGGAGAAAGGCATTTGGTCAGAAGACTTCCAGCGCGGAGAAAAACCGTAA
- a CDS encoding long-chain-fatty-acid--CoA ligase: MSNLVTTLANTVESMPDSVAISFDGDEVTYETLWNRTGQFAAALSNHGIDEDDRIAVYLPNLPQFVTAFYGALRNGCIVVPMNPQYKVQEISHLLADSGAKAVVTLSENVEAVTEIQPDTAVERIVTAGEIVSNGTDFESFLADETKEIVERNDDDIAVQPYTSGTTGSPKGVLLTHHNLASNTRSNMELLDPPIGPDDRLIGTLPLFHIYGMSAVMNAAMFTGATYYPVAEWNPQKVFDCIDTDGITVMYGVPAMFNDMINQPNADEVDLSSLRFVNSGGSSLPLEVLEQFEKLFDTELFEGYGLTETSPVTHANRPGARRKGSIGQPIEAVNAKIVDQQFKELPRVAEGPVDENTVALEDVVGELVVSGPNVMAGYYGLPEANDRAFTVADGTRWFHTGDLGYWDEDDYFYIVDREKHVIITGGYNVYPREVEEVLYEHEAVGEAAVIGIEDDRRGETVKALIVPAPGSEPGIDVTENEIREYVLANLAEYKHPRIIEFCEELTRTTTGKVQKYALRQNK; the protein is encoded by the coding sequence ATGTCGAACCTTGTTACAACGCTTGCCAACACAGTTGAGTCTATGCCTGACTCGGTGGCCATCTCGTTCGACGGTGATGAGGTGACCTATGAGACCTTATGGAATCGAACAGGGCAGTTTGCGGCTGCTCTTTCCAACCACGGGATCGATGAAGATGACCGGATCGCCGTCTATCTTCCTAATCTCCCGCAATTCGTGACGGCGTTCTATGGCGCACTTCGCAACGGATGTATCGTGGTTCCCATGAACCCCCAGTACAAGGTTCAGGAGATTAGTCATCTCCTCGCCGACAGCGGCGCAAAAGCCGTCGTGACGCTTTCCGAGAACGTCGAAGCGGTTACTGAAATTCAACCAGATACTGCCGTTGAAAGGATCGTCACCGCCGGCGAGATTGTCAGCAATGGGACGGATTTCGAGTCGTTCTTGGCCGACGAAACGAAAGAAATCGTCGAACGAAACGACGATGACATTGCTGTCCAGCCCTACACGTCGGGAACCACAGGATCCCCGAAGGGAGTTCTCCTTACCCACCACAATCTTGCATCCAATACACGATCTAATATGGAGTTACTTGACCCACCCATTGGCCCAGATGACCGGCTTATCGGGACGCTCCCACTGTTTCACATTTATGGGATGTCTGCTGTCATGAACGCTGCCATGTTCACGGGTGCGACGTACTATCCGGTCGCAGAGTGGAATCCTCAGAAGGTTTTCGACTGTATTGATACAGATGGAATTACCGTCATGTACGGTGTTCCGGCAATGTTTAATGACATGATTAACCAGCCCAATGCTGATGAAGTTGATCTCTCATCACTGCGATTTGTTAATTCTGGCGGCTCCAGTCTCCCACTCGAAGTTCTTGAGCAGTTCGAGAAACTGTTCGATACCGAATTGTTCGAAGGCTACGGCCTGACCGAGACCAGTCCAGTCACTCATGCGAACCGACCAGGTGCCCGCCGGAAGGGCAGCATCGGCCAACCGATCGAGGCGGTCAACGCCAAGATCGTTGACCAACAGTTCAAGGAGCTCCCACGTGTCGCGGAAGGGCCGGTCGACGAGAATACTGTCGCACTCGAAGATGTGGTGGGTGAACTAGTTGTCTCCGGACCAAACGTGATGGCAGGCTATTATGGTTTGCCGGAGGCCAACGATCGTGCTTTTACTGTGGCGGACGGGACACGATGGTTCCATACGGGAGATCTCGGTTACTGGGACGAAGACGACTACTTCTACATTGTCGACCGTGAGAAGCACGTGATCATTACTGGTGGCTACAATGTGTACCCTCGCGAGGTTGAGGAAGTTCTCTACGAACACGAGGCGGTCGGTGAGGCGGCAGTGATCGGTATCGAGGACGATCGTCGTGGCGAGACAGTCAAGGCACTCATCGTCCCGGCACCCGGCTCCGAACCTGGCATTGATGTGACCGAAAACGAGATTCGCGAGTACGTTCTCGCCAACTTAGCCGAGTACAAACACCCCCGTATCATCGAATTCTGTGAGGAACTGACACGAACGACAACCGGCAAGGTCCAAAAATATGCACTCCGACAGAACAAGTGA
- a CDS encoding TRAP transporter permease translates to MNEATDDSMTSSRSLHETLATRSMPEKVLLSTVVLFAIGLTSYTIYYAWARPFPQIIHGMIFLHFGLALYYLHLAFERMTEGPSVVDGSILSRVNESIQQRYAQLDTVVCLVMATLAGITGYYFVTEYGRLTGDAILLGYSNTDLTLGLIVVVMILDATRRAYGWSIALVGVISILYALYGTYFPGFLNHTGLGLQDVTLYGATQVERSGVYGFITQAGAKYVAIFIMFAGLARAYGILDVILDLSQRLGKRLRSGIVHVAVVSSMAMGSITGSAAANAATTGSFTIPMMQRQGVREDFTAAIEAVASSGGQIMPPVMGVAAFLMADFIGVPYVRIIQAGLFPALLFYFSVAIAVQFAVLRYGWTSEKDESTGGLLEVTFSKGALLVAVYFALSVGAFYIARQVLTLSLLVAGIVTLVMLLFSRYVHGVASGSDEGGWSELQTAVARFCHGRYFLIPMAVLVYALAVMQLSALATGLYTVLTLIVVMYVRDLTLLLTTGTSDDAWVVAGYDGAVSDFGSTVSTVPRQLCATTIKTLCGFKQGALDMAPLVGVLAAMGVIIKMLTQTGLSGKISLRMVALASGILVIALFLAMVTSILFGLGMPTPAAYVLVAALLTAPLQELGVTEITAHLFVFYFAMLSAITPPVAVGVAVASRIADSGFLVSAKQALRIGAAGFLIPFALVANDSLVNWTVTGTPIAVFCVFIGTVALTAVTIGFDGQHVLQLPHRLVYLALALGSMYGSALSQFVGGGVATTVQLATALLALLGLSLAHIDRLPSVITPRAEAGDR, encoded by the coding sequence ATGAACGAAGCTACCGACGACTCGATGACCTCTTCTCGCAGTCTGCACGAAACTCTCGCCACACGTTCGATGCCAGAGAAGGTTCTATTGTCAACTGTGGTTCTTTTTGCGATTGGGTTGACATCCTATACCATCTACTACGCCTGGGCCCGACCCTTCCCACAAATCATCCACGGCATGATCTTCCTGCACTTTGGACTCGCCCTGTACTATCTGCACCTCGCCTTTGAGCGAATGACGGAGGGCCCATCAGTGGTAGACGGATCGATATTGAGTCGAGTGAACGAGTCCATTCAACAACGCTACGCCCAGCTTGATACTGTCGTGTGTCTCGTAATGGCGACTCTCGCGGGAATTACGGGCTATTACTTTGTAACGGAGTACGGACGACTGACGGGCGACGCAATACTTCTTGGATATTCGAACACCGATCTTACCCTCGGGCTTATCGTCGTTGTGATGATTCTTGACGCCACACGTCGTGCCTACGGGTGGTCTATCGCACTCGTGGGAGTCATCTCTATCTTATACGCGCTGTACGGGACGTATTTCCCAGGATTCCTCAATCACACCGGTTTAGGGCTGCAAGACGTGACTCTGTACGGTGCAACTCAGGTCGAACGCTCCGGAGTGTACGGGTTCATTACCCAAGCCGGCGCGAAGTACGTAGCCATCTTCATCATGTTCGCTGGTCTAGCGAGGGCCTACGGTATCCTAGACGTTATCCTCGACTTGAGTCAGCGACTCGGGAAACGGCTCCGAAGCGGCATCGTCCATGTCGCCGTCGTCTCGTCGATGGCGATGGGGTCAATCACCGGTAGCGCAGCGGCCAACGCCGCAACAACTGGGAGCTTTACCATCCCGATGATGCAACGCCAGGGTGTACGAGAGGACTTTACCGCCGCTATCGAGGCAGTGGCTTCGAGCGGCGGGCAGATCATGCCACCGGTCATGGGCGTCGCTGCCTTCCTGATGGCTGATTTTATTGGTGTTCCCTACGTCCGCATCATTCAGGCCGGGCTCTTCCCCGCACTCCTGTTCTATTTCAGCGTGGCAATTGCGGTTCAATTCGCGGTACTCCGCTATGGGTGGACCAGTGAAAAAGATGAGAGCACCGGCGGGTTGCTCGAGGTCACCTTCAGCAAGGGTGCGCTTTTGGTTGCCGTCTACTTCGCCCTCTCTGTTGGAGCGTTCTACATAGCACGTCAGGTTTTGACGCTCTCGCTACTCGTCGCGGGTATCGTGACTTTAGTCATGCTTCTCTTCAGTCGATACGTCCACGGCGTGGCCTCCGGTTCGGACGAGGGTGGCTGGTCGGAACTGCAGACCGCCGTCGCGAGGTTTTGTCACGGTCGATATTTCCTCATCCCGATGGCAGTACTTGTCTACGCGTTGGCCGTGATGCAGCTGTCGGCACTCGCAACCGGTTTGTATACCGTGTTGACACTCATCGTTGTCATGTACGTCCGTGACCTCACTCTCCTGTTGACAACCGGCACGTCCGACGACGCATGGGTCGTCGCTGGCTACGACGGAGCGGTAAGTGACTTTGGCTCGACCGTATCGACCGTCCCACGACAGTTGTGTGCTACGACGATAAAGACTCTCTGTGGGTTCAAACAGGGTGCGCTCGACATGGCCCCGCTTGTCGGTGTGCTTGCAGCAATGGGCGTTATCATTAAAATGCTCACCCAAACCGGTCTTTCTGGAAAAATCAGCCTCCGTATGGTCGCACTGGCTAGTGGAATTCTCGTCATCGCGTTATTCCTCGCGATGGTCACGAGTATCCTGTTCGGGCTGGGAATGCCAACTCCAGCCGCCTATGTCTTGGTAGCGGCTCTCCTGACTGCGCCGCTCCAGGAACTCGGCGTCACGGAGATCACTGCGCACCTATTCGTGTTCTACTTCGCGATGCTCTCGGCGATAACGCCGCCGGTTGCCGTCGGGGTGGCCGTTGCCTCGCGTATTGCCGATAGCGGATTTCTTGTCTCAGCCAAGCAGGCGCTTCGAATCGGTGCCGCCGGATTCCTTATCCCATTCGCACTTGTTGCGAACGACAGCCTCGTCAATTGGACTGTTACTGGGACGCCAATCGCCGTTTTCTGCGTCTTCATCGGCACTGTCGCGCTAACGGCCGTCACCATTGGGTTCGATGGTCAGCACGTGCTCCAGCTTCCACATCGGCTCGTATACCTTGCGTTGGCATTGGGGTCGATGTATGGATCAGCACTCTCTCAGTTTGTCGGTGGTGGCGTCGCGACGACGGTTCAGCTCGCGACGGCACTGCTCGCTCTTTTGGGGCTGAGCCTCGCTCACATAGACCGACTCCCGAGTGTTATCACACCCAGAGCAGAAGCTGGAGACCGCTGA
- the uvsE gene encoding UV DNA damage repair endonuclease UvsE has product MTRYGYAAMNITLREKGVRTNRGMRKATFQERGLTYAGELAEQNCRDLKRILEWNLDHDIYYYRISSDLLPWFSQYDLGDLPNASTVRSLLSEVGNYALEQDLRLTFHPDHFVKLASNDDAVVERSIIDLENHGTILDVMGLPRTPYYAINIHIGAHYGDKKATGERFCEHFERLTPAVRKRLTVENDDTKSLWSISELVDTINDRIGIPITYDALHHQFTSRGVTFREALTRATETWETTPIIHYSESRCLHEADPSIRPQNHSDYVKGPIRTYGTDVDVMIEAKQKELAVLRYQNTTQTA; this is encoded by the coding sequence ATGACACGTTATGGCTATGCGGCAATGAATATCACGCTTCGCGAAAAAGGCGTGCGGACGAACCGCGGAATGCGGAAAGCCACCTTTCAAGAGCGTGGTCTTACATACGCCGGTGAACTTGCCGAGCAGAATTGTCGCGATCTCAAACGCATTCTTGAATGGAACCTTGATCACGATATCTACTACTATCGGATCTCATCCGATTTACTCCCGTGGTTCAGCCAGTACGATCTCGGGGATTTGCCGAACGCTTCGACGGTTCGTTCACTCCTGTCCGAGGTCGGTAACTATGCTCTCGAGCAGGACCTCCGTCTCACATTCCACCCAGATCATTTCGTGAAGTTAGCAAGTAACGACGACGCCGTCGTGGAACGGTCGATAATAGACCTAGAAAACCACGGCACTATATTAGATGTAATGGGATTACCGCGAACGCCCTACTATGCAATCAACATCCATATTGGCGCTCACTATGGCGACAAAAAAGCGACTGGCGAACGATTCTGTGAACACTTCGAACGACTTACACCGGCTGTACGGAAACGATTGACCGTTGAAAACGACGATACTAAATCCCTATGGAGTATCTCCGAGTTAGTCGACACAATTAATGATCGAATCGGGATTCCAATCACATATGACGCTCTCCATCATCAGTTCACGAGCCGAGGGGTGACGTTCCGTGAAGCGCTCACTCGTGCCACAGAAACGTGGGAAACGACACCAATCATCCACTATAGTGAATCTCGATGCCTCCATGAGGCCGATCCATCGATTCGACCACAGAACCACAGTGACTACGTTAAAGGACCAATCCGAACTTACGGTACAGATGTCGACGTCATGATCGAGGCAAAGCAAAAAGAGTTGGCGGTACTTCGGTACCAAAATACAACACAGACAGCGTAG
- a CDS encoding aspartate/glutamate racemase family protein, translated as MSDVAYLVPGTGLDADERTRRERIANELTAADVTVVQSRSAGPSSIESSVEEAWCIVGSMRRAYEIRDDFDAIVIGCFGDPGLRPLRELLDIPVIGPAEATIHTAAQVADRFSWLTILDETIPMSREQAHEYGLSEQLASVRSVDAPVESIDHESNQLVKRMVSVGQRAIEEDGAEALFPGCMSLSFAQRHHEIQERVDVPFLDPATIALEQANTWARHGISQSKQTFPQPNFEKLVDLLGSNSYD; from the coding sequence ATGTCCGATGTCGCCTACCTCGTTCCGGGGACAGGACTCGACGCCGACGAACGAACACGTCGAGAACGCATTGCCAATGAGCTGACCGCAGCGGACGTAACGGTTGTCCAGTCAAGGAGTGCTGGTCCCTCGAGCATCGAAAGTAGCGTCGAAGAAGCGTGGTGCATTGTTGGATCGATGCGTCGTGCATACGAGATTAGGGATGATTTTGACGCTATTGTCATTGGCTGTTTCGGAGATCCAGGCCTTCGTCCCTTACGGGAATTGCTTGACATCCCGGTCATTGGACCGGCAGAAGCCACTATCCATACAGCCGCGCAAGTGGCTGATCGCTTCTCATGGTTGACCATCCTTGATGAAACAATCCCGATGTCTCGTGAACAAGCGCACGAATATGGTCTGTCCGAGCAATTAGCGAGCGTTCGCTCAGTCGACGCACCAGTGGAATCCATTGACCATGAATCGAATCAGCTAGTCAAACGTATGGTATCCGTTGGACAGCGCGCGATCGAGGAGGATGGTGCTGAAGCACTGTTTCCGGGTTGTATGAGTCTCTCCTTTGCGCAACGCCACCATGAAATTCAAGAGCGAGTGGATGTCCCCTTCCTCGACCCAGCAACTATCGCCCTCGAACAAGCAAACACATGGGCACGCCATGGAATAAGCCAAAGCAAACAGACATTTCCCCAACCAAATTTCGAAAAACTCGTCGATCTACTTGGATCTAATTCTTACGACTGA
- a CDS encoding M28 family peptidase, with amino-acid sequence MNHQVANSDALSDFEMEIIDEVSVDEPWALLEEFSELERVSGTDEEVQAAEYITDRLDKFGVEYQRYDPELYISQPHDATIRTLNREFEFGPVKTVSFATSTTVSGEVEYVGSAGTDLLSQNEDVHEPYTDVDDLTDTIALTAAGSLSIRATRILEEKGAIGVIAIHEHDREPHNGIATPIWGGAPRLDEKEQIPEIPIVNVRKPDGQQLREWAEENDGLEVELETNLTTDWMKCPIVVAEIEGSSDTDEFVLLHGHYDSWYVGITDNATGDAGLLELARVFGMHSDKLNRSLRVAWWPGHSTGRYAGSTWYADEFALDLAENCIAQVNMDSPGAKGATEYTDMSCWTPEAHDLVGEAIDDVTGAPYAENHPFRAGDYSFDNLGITGFFMLSSNIPADVREENGWHPVGGCGGNSDAWHVSTDTLDKAGKEELVRDIRVYATSLARVLNANILPFDHSRNADRLIETVTEYNEAAGDAFDFEPTLAELRSLRGDIVSFQEAAHDGEIDASDANNIITDLSRVLTRLNLVQRDQFEQDPAVKREPFPRYAPARKFEFLTGDYRKFLQIQLNREQNGVIHELRRARDMLREV; translated from the coding sequence ATGAATCACCAAGTGGCAAACAGTGATGCCCTCAGCGACTTCGAGATGGAAATAATCGATGAAGTCTCGGTGGATGAACCGTGGGCATTACTGGAAGAGTTTTCGGAGCTAGAACGAGTGTCAGGCACAGACGAAGAGGTACAAGCTGCCGAATACATCACGGATCGACTGGACAAATTTGGAGTTGAGTACCAACGATACGATCCTGAATTATATATCAGCCAACCGCACGATGCGACCATTCGAACTCTCAATCGTGAATTCGAGTTCGGACCGGTCAAAACCGTCTCCTTCGCTACCTCAACGACCGTATCAGGTGAGGTAGAATATGTCGGGTCGGCAGGTACAGACCTGCTTTCCCAGAATGAAGATGTCCACGAGCCATACACCGACGTTGATGACCTAACGGACACGATTGCTCTCACCGCAGCAGGAAGTCTCTCGATCCGCGCGACACGAATCCTAGAGGAAAAGGGTGCAATCGGCGTCATCGCTATTCACGAACACGACCGCGAACCGCACAATGGCATCGCAACCCCGATTTGGGGGGGTGCTCCTCGGTTAGACGAAAAGGAACAAATCCCAGAGATCCCCATCGTCAACGTTCGAAAGCCAGACGGGCAACAGTTGCGCGAGTGGGCCGAAGAGAATGATGGATTAGAGGTGGAATTGGAAACAAACCTGACAACCGACTGGATGAAGTGCCCGATCGTAGTTGCTGAAATCGAAGGAAGTAGTGACACGGACGAATTCGTCCTACTACACGGGCATTACGACTCTTGGTATGTCGGTATCACCGACAATGCAACCGGTGATGCCGGACTTCTCGAACTTGCCCGCGTATTTGGTATGCATAGCGACAAATTAAATCGCAGTCTGAGAGTCGCATGGTGGCCGGGGCACTCCACTGGAAGATACGCTGGCAGTACGTGGTATGCTGATGAGTTTGCACTCGACTTGGCAGAAAATTGTATTGCCCAAGTGAATATGGATAGTCCGGGCGCAAAAGGTGCGACGGAATATACAGATATGTCTTGTTGGACACCTGAGGCTCACGACCTAGTGGGCGAAGCCATCGATGATGTAACTGGCGCACCCTATGCTGAGAATCACCCGTTTCGTGCCGGTGACTATTCATTCGATAATTTGGGTATCACTGGTTTCTTCATGCTTTCCTCTAACATTCCGGCCGACGTCCGTGAGGAAAATGGGTGGCATCCCGTCGGTGGATGTGGCGGTAACTCCGATGCGTGGCATGTTTCGACTGACACGCTTGATAAAGCCGGAAAAGAAGAACTGGTTCGCGATATTCGTGTGTATGCTACTAGTTTGGCCCGCGTCTTGAACGCAAATATCCTTCCGTTCGACCACTCGCGTAACGCTGACCGACTCATAGAAACCGTTACCGAGTACAACGAAGCCGCGGGTGATGCCTTTGACTTCGAGCCAACATTGGCAGAGCTTCGCTCGCTTCGGGGCGATATCGTGTCGTTTCAGGAGGCAGCACACGATGGCGAAATCGACGCTTCGGATGCGAATAATATCATCACAGATCTCTCCCGTGTCCTTACACGACTTAACCTTGTACAACGTGATCAGTTTGAACAAGATCCGGCTGTAAAGCGCGAGCCATTCCCGCGGTATGCACCAGCTCGGAAATTCGAATTCCTAACGGGAGACTATCGAAAGTTCCTCCAAATACAGCTAAATCGTGAACAAAATGGTGTGATTCATGAGCTACGGCGAGCGCGCGACATGCTCAGGGAGGTTTGA
- a CDS encoding zinc-binding dehydrogenase, translating into MRAVHITRFGSPAEALSVVDTDIPQPGSNEVRVKVEACALNHLDIFARLDHPENDGQFPKRTGCDIAGVVDAVGEDVPDSRVGEEIIVYPGTTCGECEYCLNGEHTMCHEYQIIGEDLPGGLAEYVTVPVWCLDPKPESLDFVTAAAWPVTFTTAWRMIVTTGRLRPAETALILGASGGVGNAALQIADFLGATTYATTSTPEKADLVTEWADEVIDYTETAFDDAIDDLTDGRGVDLVADHVGQETWQRSINSLAMGGRMVICGATSGPSPDIDIRSVYQHHRQIRGAPMGNRQDFRDVGRLIASGDLHPVVDRVIPLSRINEGHDAIENREVFGKIVIEPQS; encoded by the coding sequence ATGCGAGCTGTTCACATTACTCGCTTTGGCTCGCCAGCAGAGGCACTATCCGTTGTAGATACAGACATACCGCAACCGGGTTCGAACGAAGTCCGCGTCAAGGTGGAAGCTTGCGCACTCAACCACCTCGATATTTTTGCCCGGCTCGATCACCCGGAGAACGACGGACAGTTCCCGAAACGTACTGGTTGTGATATTGCGGGTGTCGTGGATGCCGTCGGCGAGGACGTTCCTGACTCGCGTGTGGGAGAAGAAATCATCGTCTATCCCGGTACCACCTGCGGTGAGTGTGAATACTGTCTCAATGGCGAACACACCATGTGTCACGAGTATCAAATCATCGGTGAAGATCTCCCGGGAGGTCTCGCTGAGTACGTCACAGTCCCAGTCTGGTGTTTAGATCCGAAGCCAGAGTCACTTGACTTCGTAACCGCGGCGGCATGGCCGGTCACCTTCACCACTGCATGGCGGATGATCGTAACCACAGGCCGACTCCGTCCTGCAGAGACAGCACTGATTCTCGGCGCGAGTGGCGGCGTCGGAAATGCCGCTCTACAGATAGCCGATTTTCTCGGTGCGACAACATACGCGACTACATCGACGCCAGAAAAAGCTGACCTAGTCACCGAATGGGCGGACGAAGTTATTGATTATACTGAGACGGCCTTCGATGATGCGATCGATGATCTAACCGACGGTCGCGGTGTCGACCTTGTGGCTGACCACGTCGGTCAGGAAACGTGGCAGCGTAGTATTAATAGTCTTGCAATGGGGGGCCGAATGGTTATTTGCGGTGCGACGAGTGGCCCCAGTCCGGACATTGATATCCGATCCGTCTATCAGCATCACCGGCAAATACGTGGTGCACCGATGGGCAATCGACAGGATTTTCGAGACGTTGGACGGCTTATTGCGTCCGGTGATCTTCACCCTGTTGTCGATCGTGTGATTCCCTTGAGTCGTATCAACGAAGGTCACGACGCCATCGAGAATCGCGAGGTGTTCGGAAAAATAGTCATAGAACCTCAATCATGA